A window of Leptotrichia wadei contains these coding sequences:
- the pflA gene encoding pyruvate formate-lyase-activating protein, which produces MEAKGYIHSFESFGTKDGPGIRFVLFLQGCPLRCLYCHNVDTWEIKDKKMVMTAQEVMKEILKVKGFIKTGGVTVSGGEPLMQPEFLMELFKLCRENKIHTALDTSGYIFNEKAKKVLELVDMVLLDIKHINPEKYKILTSVELDNTLKFAKYLNEINKPTWLRYVLVPGYSDDENDLHEWAKFTSQLKNVERVDVLPFHQMGQYKWEKVGKEYKLKDTPTPTRELVEKAEGIFRSYGLKLLDK; this is translated from the coding sequence ATGGAAGCAAAAGGGTATATTCATTCATTTGAATCTTTTGGGACAAAAGATGGACCGGGAATTAGATTTGTGCTGTTTTTGCAGGGATGTCCGCTCAGATGTCTGTATTGTCATAATGTTGACACGTGGGAGATTAAAGACAAAAAAATGGTGATGACTGCACAGGAAGTTATGAAGGAAATTTTAAAAGTGAAAGGATTTATAAAAACTGGTGGAGTTACTGTGTCTGGTGGGGAACCTTTGATGCAGCCTGAATTTCTGATGGAATTATTTAAACTTTGCCGTGAAAATAAGATTCATACGGCACTTGACACATCTGGATATATTTTTAATGAAAAGGCGAAAAAAGTGCTGGAACTTGTTGATATGGTGCTTCTCGATATTAAGCACATAAATCCTGAAAAATATAAAATATTGACTTCGGTGGAGCTTGACAATACATTAAAATTTGCAAAATATTTGAATGAGATTAATAAGCCGACTTGGCTAAGATATGTGTTAGTTCCTGGATATTCTGATGATGAAAATGATTTGCATGAGTGGGCAAAATTTACTTCCCAGTTAAAGAATGTGGAAAGAGTGGATGTTTTGCCATTTCACCAAATGGGGCAGTATAAATGGGAAAAAGTTGGAAAAGAATATAAACTGAAAGATACGCCAACACCAACGAGAGAATTAGTTGAAAAAGCTGAAGGAATTTTTAGATCTTATGGGTTGAAATTATTGGATAAATAA
- the pflB gene encoding formate C-acetyltransferase has product MDAWRGFKEGNWKDNIDVTEFIRLNYTEYLGDDSFLEGPTEATTKLWKELSEKFKVEREKGIYDAETKIPSQIDAYGAGYIDKDLEKIVGLQTDAPLKRAIFPNGGLRMVKNSLEAFGYKLDPETEEIFTKYRKTHNDGVFSAYTEQIRKARHTGIITGLPDAYGRGRIIGDYRRVALYGVDRLIADREEQYKNLDPAEMTEDVIRLREEVFEQIKALKALKRMAAAYGFDISGPATNGREAVQWLYFAYLAATKDQNGAAMSIGRTSTFLDIFLERDLQEGTLTEKEAQEIMDHFVMKLRIIRFLRTPEYDALFSGDPVWVTESIGGMGADGRSMVTKNSFRILHTLYNMGTSPEPNLTVLWSEKLPETWKKFCAKVSIDTSSVQYENDDIMRPQFGNDYGIACCVSPMTIGHQMQFFGARVNLPKALLYAINGGKDEKSKIQVTPVGQFEPIKGEYLEFDEVWEKLDKVLDWLASTYVKALNIIHYMHDKYSYEALEMSLHDINIRRTEAFGIAGLSIIADSLAAIKYGRVKVVRDEDGDAVDYINEKDYVPFGNNDDATDQFAVDITRRFMNKLRTHKMYRDAIPTQSVLTITSNVVYGKKTGNTPDGRRAGAPFGPGANPMHGRDTRGAVASLASVAKIPFEDANDGISYTFAITPETLGKNANEKQTNLVGLMDGYFNQTGHHLNVNVFGRDLLEDAMEHPENYPQLTIRVSGYAVNFVKLTREQQLDVINRTISNKM; this is encoded by the coding sequence ATGGATGCATGGAGAGGATTTAAAGAAGGAAATTGGAAAGACAACATTGATGTTACAGAATTTATCAGATTAAACTACACAGAATATTTAGGAGATGACAGCTTTTTGGAAGGTCCAACCGAAGCTACGACTAAATTGTGGAAAGAACTTTCTGAAAAATTTAAAGTAGAAAGAGAAAAGGGTATTTATGACGCTGAAACTAAAATACCATCTCAAATAGATGCTTATGGTGCTGGATACATCGACAAGGATTTGGAAAAAATTGTAGGACTTCAAACTGATGCACCTCTAAAAAGAGCAATCTTCCCAAATGGTGGATTAAGAATGGTAAAAAACAGCTTGGAAGCTTTTGGTTATAAATTAGATCCAGAAACTGAAGAAATTTTTACTAAATACAGAAAAACTCACAATGATGGAGTTTTCTCAGCTTATACTGAACAAATAAGAAAAGCAAGACATACAGGAATTATTACAGGACTTCCAGACGCTTATGGTCGTGGAAGAATTATCGGAGATTACAGAAGAGTTGCTCTTTACGGAGTTGACAGACTGATAGCTGACAGGGAAGAACAATACAAAAACTTGGATCCAGCTGAAATGACTGAAGATGTAATTAGACTTAGAGAAGAAGTTTTTGAACAAATTAAAGCACTAAAAGCATTAAAGAGAATGGCAGCAGCTTATGGATTTGACATTTCAGGACCAGCTACTAATGGTAGAGAAGCGGTACAATGGTTGTATTTTGCATACTTAGCCGCTACAAAAGATCAAAATGGAGCTGCAATGAGTATTGGTAGAACTTCTACATTCCTAGATATTTTCTTGGAAAGAGATTTGCAGGAAGGAACTTTGACTGAAAAAGAAGCTCAGGAAATAATGGACCATTTTGTTATGAAATTAAGAATCATAAGATTTTTAAGAACACCTGAATACGATGCATTGTTCTCAGGAGATCCAGTTTGGGTAACTGAATCAATTGGAGGAATGGGAGCAGATGGAAGATCAATGGTTACAAAAAATTCATTTAGAATCTTACACACATTGTACAACATGGGAACTTCACCTGAACCAAACTTAACAGTATTATGGAGTGAAAAATTACCTGAAACTTGGAAAAAATTCTGTGCCAAAGTGTCAATTGATACTTCATCAGTACAATATGAAAATGACGACATTATGAGACCACAATTTGGAAACGACTACGGAATCGCATGTTGTGTATCTCCAATGACAATTGGACATCAAATGCAATTCTTCGGAGCGAGAGTAAACTTGCCAAAAGCATTATTATACGCAATTAATGGTGGTAAAGATGAAAAATCTAAGATTCAAGTTACACCAGTTGGACAATTTGAGCCAATCAAAGGTGAATACTTGGAATTTGACGAAGTATGGGAAAAATTAGATAAAGTGTTAGACTGGTTAGCTTCAACTTATGTTAAAGCACTAAATATCATTCACTATATGCATGATAAATATTCTTATGAAGCATTGGAAATGTCATTACACGACATCAACATCAGAAGAACAGAAGCATTTGGAATTGCTGGACTTTCAATTATTGCAGATTCACTTGCGGCTATTAAATATGGTAGAGTTAAAGTTGTAAGAGATGAAGATGGAGATGCTGTTGACTACATCAATGAAAAAGATTATGTTCCATTCGGAAATAATGATGATGCAACTGACCAATTTGCAGTAGATATTACAAGAAGATTTATGAACAAATTGAGAACTCACAAGATGTATAGAGATGCAATCCCTACACAATCAGTATTAACTATTACTTCAAATGTTGTATACGGTAAGAAAACAGGAAATACACCTGATGGAAGAAGAGCTGGAGCACCATTTGGTCCAGGAGCAAACCCTATGCATGGACGAGATACAAGAGGAGCTGTTGCTTCACTTGCTTCAGTAGCTAAAATTCCGTTTGAAGATGCAAATGATGGAATTTCTTATACATTCGCAATTACACCAGAAACATTAGGTAAAAATGCAAATGAAAAACAAACTAACCTAGTTGGATTAATGGACGGATACTTCAACCAAACAGGACACCACTTAAATGTAAATGTATTTGGAAGAGATTTATTAGAAGATGCAATGGAACATCCTGAAAATTATCCACAATTGACAATCAGAGTTTCTGGATATGCAGTAAACTTTGTTAAATTGACTAGAGAACAACAATTAGATGTAATTAACAGAACAATTTCAAACAAAATGTAA
- a CDS encoding ligand-binding sensor domain-containing protein, translated as MGLDFNESDILKDILNFKIVNRRKLEEKYEFKIIDHTIGHINKFLSRNNNGIIHKSKNYLYYFGKYHEKLFKMDDRDINMKMSFRRELITLILLLGKEKLNIYKFNKQIRRNEQNTKNIQNDLKQILKIYNIKHSEYVKSANIEKLFENKNYDLKELRENYLREILMRRMEKIYIGKSTYQENFYFKILQEILELKGIKYMKKLLFLYIDQYTDIISMDEKYSILTYFILNMKNTNIKFKYRIKRTDKNEEFFIMIDKICKREKLKMDYKFITLFYRKLHRKKRNPEKILSEINKAVMIEKSQETSKIKKVETRRKKEDKVEVYSIAEISVNFENENLLNKKLVKKYIHLNEAAKIKTLVLVDVEENQILKSFNKVMRFFNFLEVVKVEHLNNFKKVITKKNTGYEQVLIISNSKFLNTIRNFSDIPIFNFVLGKEKGALQSRTNILKQMIYLRRMMFQYLEFKKDRKIIHK; from the coding sequence ATGGGGCTGGATTTTAATGAAAGTGATATATTAAAAGATATTTTGAATTTTAAAATTGTCAATAGAAGAAAGTTAGAAGAAAAATACGAATTTAAAATAATAGATCATACAATTGGACATATAAATAAATTTTTATCTAGAAATAATAATGGAATAATACATAAAAGTAAGAATTACTTATATTATTTTGGAAAATATCATGAAAAATTATTTAAGATGGATGATAGAGATATAAATATGAAAATGTCATTCAGACGAGAACTTATCACGCTTATCTTACTACTTGGAAAAGAAAAGCTAAATATTTATAAATTTAATAAGCAAATCAGAAGGAATGAACAAAATACTAAAAATATTCAAAATGATTTAAAGCAGATATTAAAAATTTATAATATAAAACATTCAGAATATGTAAAATCAGCAAATATAGAAAAATTATTTGAAAATAAAAATTATGACCTTAAAGAGTTAAGAGAAAACTATTTAAGAGAAATACTAATGAGAAGAATGGAAAAAATTTATATTGGAAAAAGTACATATCAGGAAAATTTTTATTTCAAAATATTACAAGAAATTCTGGAGTTAAAAGGGATTAAATATATGAAAAAACTCCTTTTTTTATACATTGATCAGTATACTGACATAATTTCAATGGATGAAAAATATTCGATATTAACATATTTTATTTTAAATATGAAAAATACAAATATAAAATTTAAATATCGTATAAAGAGAACTGATAAAAATGAAGAATTTTTTATAATGATAGATAAAATTTGTAAAAGGGAAAAACTAAAGATGGATTATAAGTTTATTACTTTATTTTATAGAAAATTACACAGAAAAAAGAGAAATCCTGAAAAAATATTAAGTGAAATTAATAAAGCTGTGATGATTGAGAAAAGTCAAGAAACATCTAAAATAAAAAAAGTGGAAACTAGAAGAAAAAAAGAAGATAAAGTGGAAGTTTACAGTATTGCTGAAATATCTGTAAATTTTGAAAATGAAAATTTATTAAACAAAAAACTAGTAAAAAAGTATATTCATTTGAATGAAGCTGCTAAAATAAAGACATTAGTTTTAGTTGATGTGGAAGAAAATCAGATTTTAAAGTCATTTAATAAAGTAATGAGATTTTTTAATTTTTTAGAAGTGGTTAAAGTGGAACATTTAAATAATTTTAAGAAGGTTATTACGAAAAAGAATACTGGCTATGAACAAGTACTCATAATTTCCAATTCAAAATTTTTAAATACAATAAGAAATTTTTCAGATATTCCAATTTTTAATTTTGTATTGGGAAAAGAAAAGGGAGCTTTACAAAGCAGAACAAATATTTTGAAACAAATGATATATTTACGTAGAATGATGTTTCAATATTTGGAATTTAAAAAAGATAGAAAAATAATTCATAAGTAA
- a CDS encoding alpha/beta fold hydrolase yields the protein MKKQYFESFDGKKVPYLFFESKRYKYKNNIVIFHGMTESIDRYAEFGEFLASNGYNVFVMEIRGHGELKDSEIGDFGKGGIKSVFKDIDSFFKKVLSKVGATPNNTTIFGHSMGSLIGTEWGIRNKYKYFILSGFPLKSQLIAIGGKFATFLEKVIFRKVSVFNKISEKWNANFEPNKTKFDWLTRDEIENKKYENNELCGYSVTPKFYSGIFSTIGFINRNYKKLDEHVRILSVYGTDDKVIDIPYINQIFNTLRKKKRRINILENKNGRHESLNETNKYEIYDEILKWLNAKDF from the coding sequence ATGAAAAAACAGTATTTTGAAAGTTTTGATGGAAAAAAGGTTCCTTATTTATTTTTTGAATCAAAAAGATATAAATATAAAAATAATATTGTAATATTTCACGGAATGACCGAATCTATTGACAGATATGCTGAATTTGGGGAATTTTTGGCTTCAAATGGATATAATGTGTTTGTTATGGAAATTCGTGGTCATGGGGAATTAAAAGATAGTGAAATTGGAGATTTTGGAAAAGGGGGAATAAAATCTGTCTTTAAAGATATTGATTCCTTTTTTAAAAAAGTTTTGAGCAAAGTTGGAGCAACTCCAAACAATACTACAATTTTTGGGCATAGTATGGGTTCTTTGATTGGAACAGAATGGGGAATTAGAAATAAATATAAATATTTTATTTTATCAGGTTTTCCATTGAAAAGTCAGTTAATAGCTATAGGTGGAAAATTTGCCACTTTTTTAGAAAAAGTGATTTTTAGAAAAGTTTCTGTATTTAATAAAATTTCAGAAAAGTGGAACGCAAATTTTGAGCCAAATAAAACAAAATTTGACTGGCTTACAAGAGATGAAATTGAAAATAAAAAATATGAAAATAATGAGCTTTGTGGTTATTCTGTCACACCAAAGTTTTATTCTGGAATTTTTTCTACAATAGGATTTATCAATAGAAACTATAAAAAATTAGATGAACATGTGAGAATATTATCTGTTTATGGAACAGATGACAAAGTAATAGACATTCCATATATTAATCAAATTTTTAATACATTAAGAAAGAAAAAAAGAAGAATAAACATTCTTGAAAACAAGAATGGACGACATGAATCCCTTAATGAAACAAATAAATATGAAATTTATGATGAAATCTTGAAATGGTTAAATGCAAAGGACTTTTAA
- the mreB gene encoding rod shape-determining protein encodes MGVFDFVKIFRVNKSISIDLGTANILIYDKQRKKIVLNEPSVVARDRKTGRLIAVGKEAREMLGKTPESIQAIKPLQDGVIADIDSTKEMITYFIHKIYGNSLFKPEVMICVPIEVTSVERKALFDAVKGAKKTYIIEEGRAAIIGSGVDISQPEGSMVIDIGGGSTDIAILSLDEIIASKSIRIAGNRFDEDIVRYVKRKYNLLIGDRTAEKIKKELGSALKVQSPEVMEIKGRDLETGIPNTVEVNANEIYEAIEDSLFQIVNSTKEVLEKCPPELAADILDNGIVMTGGGSLIRNFIDMMEKEVGIKVFLSPNPLDSVVLGGGAAFDNKKLLRTLQMKEN; translated from the coding sequence ATGGGTGTATTTGATTTTGTAAAAATATTTAGAGTAAATAAAAGTATTTCGATAGATTTAGGAACTGCAAATATATTGATTTACGATAAGCAAAGAAAAAAAATAGTATTAAACGAGCCATCTGTTGTTGCACGTGATAGAAAAACAGGAAGATTAATTGCAGTTGGAAAAGAAGCTAGAGAAATGCTTGGGAAGACTCCTGAAAGTATTCAAGCTATTAAACCTTTGCAAGATGGAGTTATCGCAGATATTGACTCAACAAAGGAAATGATTACATACTTTATTCACAAAATTTATGGAAATTCGCTGTTCAAGCCTGAAGTAATGATTTGTGTGCCAATTGAAGTAACAAGTGTTGAAAGAAAAGCATTGTTTGATGCAGTAAAGGGCGCTAAAAAGACATACATTATTGAAGAAGGAAGAGCCGCTATTATTGGTTCCGGAGTGGATATTTCACAACCTGAAGGAAGCATGGTAATTGATATAGGTGGAGGTTCTACTGATATTGCAATTCTTTCGCTAGATGAAATTATCGCAAGTAAATCAATTAGAATTGCTGGAAACAGATTTGATGAAGATATTGTAAGATATGTAAAAAGAAAATATAATTTATTAATTGGAGATAGAACTGCTGAAAAAATAAAAAAAGAATTAGGTTCAGCATTAAAAGTTCAATCGCCTGAAGTTATGGAAATAAAAGGTAGAGATTTGGAAACTGGAATTCCTAATACTGTGGAAGTCAATGCAAATGAAATTTACGAAGCAATCGAAGATTCTCTATTCCAAATTGTAAACTCTACAAAAGAAGTTCTTGAAAAATGTCCGCCTGAATTGGCAGCAGATATTTTGGATAACGGAATTGTAATGACTGGTGGAGGTTCTCTAATCAGAAACTTTATTGACATGATGGAAAAAGAAGTTGGAATCAAAGTATTCTTGTCTCCAAATCCATTGGATTCAGTAGTTTTAGGTGGAGGAGCCGCATTTGACAACAAGAAACTGTTAAGAACTCTTCAAATGAAGGAAAATTAA
- a CDS encoding ATPase, translating into MKLQKITEKFKNEANQDKVSASYLFYGDKRVDLLSYALMFSKMIMTKNIQTDAEKEKIERLIDISQHPDIEIINKNNENIKIDEVREIIYSSIESSFNSPKKIFILCGIENLRNESSNALLKILEEPPKNVYFILLSRTLNIISTIKSRTIKFHLSGMNNDELGVSKEIYYFFDGNENDILEFKRQNLSLDGIQFQVNTVEDILQIIFEMKNYTAGELAIKNNLDLTIKYNKSVELLARRIRFWDIENVYFFVNEIENELKKEKEFLINFLSKIIINVKYSVNSEDLKKLINLKNSIRNNVNVKSVIFNFFDILQSS; encoded by the coding sequence ATGAAATTACAGAAAATAACTGAAAAATTTAAAAATGAGGCAAATCAGGATAAAGTGAGCGCAAGTTATCTCTTTTACGGTGATAAGAGAGTTGACTTGCTTTCTTATGCACTAATGTTTTCAAAAATGATTATGACAAAAAATATCCAAACTGATGCTGAAAAAGAAAAAATAGAACGGCTTATCGACATTTCTCAGCATCCTGACATTGAAATAATAAATAAAAATAATGAAAACATAAAAATTGATGAAGTACGGGAAATCATCTATTCATCAATAGAATCCTCATTTAATTCACCAAAAAAAATATTTATTCTGTGCGGAATTGAAAATTTGAGAAACGAATCTTCAAATGCACTTTTAAAAATTTTGGAAGAACCTCCAAAAAACGTATATTTTATACTTTTATCGCGAACATTAAATATAATTTCTACAATAAAATCCCGTACAATCAAATTTCATTTATCTGGAATGAACAACGATGAACTGGGAGTCAGCAAGGAAATCTACTATTTTTTTGACGGAAATGAGAACGATATTTTAGAATTTAAAAGGCAAAATCTCTCTCTTGATGGTATTCAGTTTCAAGTTAATACTGTGGAAGATATTTTACAAATTATTTTTGAGATGAAAAATTACACAGCTGGAGAACTAGCTATAAAAAATAATCTGGATTTGACGATAAAATATAATAAAAGTGTGGAATTACTGGCACGGCGAATACGTTTTTGGGATATTGAAAATGTATATTTTTTTGTAAATGAAATTGAGAATGAATTAAAAAAGGAAAAAGAATTTTTGATAAATTTTCTTTCAAAAATCATTATAAATGTAAAGTATTCTGTGAATTCAGAAGATTTAAAAAAACTGATAAATTTGAAAAATAGCATTAGGAACAATGTAAATGTGAAAAGTGTAATTTTTAACTTTTTTGATATTTTACAAAGTTCTTAA
- a CDS encoding AraC family transcriptional regulator — protein MIKAFNETMKYIEETLTDRINERKIALLSGYSYPLFSRMFSIMVGYPLSEYIRFRKLSCAAIDLRETDEKIIEIAFKYGYESQDSFSLAFKKFHGHTPKEVRKGSAFQIFSPIRLSLSVEGGKNMDIKIIKKSAFKIAGVAERVEEGGDFPNVWDKLFKKVSEEKLESLGNGQSYGACYEIEKNEKENPESKYTVSYMAGYDVQNIDKAKDLGLSILEVPEAEYAVVKLKGIVPNCIHKGWKYVTGTFFPEQSYRHAGTPDFEVYSEGYMYSPNYEMELWVPIVKDRN, from the coding sequence ATGATTAAGGCATTTAATGAAACGATGAAATATATCGAAGAGACCCTGACTGACAGAATTAATGAGAGAAAGATTGCATTGCTTTCTGGATATTCATATCCGCTGTTTAGCAGAATGTTTTCAATTATGGTGGGTTACCCGTTAAGTGAGTATATTCGCTTTAGAAAGTTAAGCTGTGCTGCGATAGATTTACGTGAAACTGACGAAAAGATAATAGAAATAGCCTTTAAATATGGCTATGAATCTCAAGATTCATTCTCTTTAGCATTCAAAAAATTTCATGGACATACACCAAAGGAAGTCAGAAAAGGAAGTGCATTTCAAATTTTTTCTCCTATAAGATTATCTTTAAGTGTTGAAGGAGGAAAAAACATGGACATCAAAATTATAAAAAAATCGGCTTTTAAAATTGCAGGCGTAGCAGAAAGAGTTGAAGAAGGCGGTGATTTTCCTAATGTCTGGGACAAACTTTTTAAAAAAGTATCTGAAGAAAAATTGGAAAGCTTAGGAAATGGACAAAGTTATGGAGCATGCTACGAAATCGAAAAAAATGAAAAAGAAAATCCTGAAAGTAAGTATACGGTAAGCTATATGGCTGGATATGATGTTCAAAATATTGACAAGGCAAAAGATTTAGGATTAAGTATTCTTGAAGTTCCTGAAGCTGAATATGCTGTAGTAAAATTGAAAGGAATTGTTCCAAATTGCATTCACAAAGGCTGGAAATATGTAACAGGGACATTTTTCCCAGAACAAAGTTATAGACACGCTGGGACACCTGATTTTGAAGTTTATAGCGAAGGATATATGTATAGTCCTAACTATGAAATGGAACTTTGGGTTCCGATAGTAAAAGATAGAAATTAA
- a CDS encoding cysteine ABC transporter substrate-binding protein — protein MKKNFERLVKIIAILVLGVFTISCGKGGKGSAEPGSIEAIKKAGKIRIGVFGDKPPFGFVDENGKNQGYDIYLAKRLAKDLLGDENKIEFVTMEAANRVEYLLSNKVDITLANFTVTDERKQKVDFAKPYMKVSLGIVSPEGAPIKDVKELKGKKLIVNKGTTAEIYFTKNYPDIELLKYDQNTETFNALLDKRGAALAHDNTLVFAWATENPGFVVDIKQLGEQDYIAPAVKKGNKELLDWLNTEIDALTKEGFFEKAYKATLEPVYGNKVDPKTVIIENK, from the coding sequence ATGAAAAAGAATTTTGAAAGGCTTGTAAAAATTATTGCAATCTTAGTTTTAGGAGTATTTACAATAAGCTGTGGAAAAGGTGGAAAGGGAAGCGCTGAACCAGGGTCAATTGAGGCAATAAAAAAAGCAGGAAAAATAAGAATAGGAGTATTTGGAGATAAGCCGCCATTTGGGTTTGTTGATGAAAATGGAAAAAATCAAGGGTACGATATTTATTTGGCAAAAAGACTGGCAAAAGATTTGTTAGGTGATGAAAACAAAATAGAGTTTGTTACAATGGAAGCTGCAAATAGAGTGGAGTATTTGTTATCAAATAAAGTTGACATTACTTTGGCAAACTTTACAGTAACAGACGAGAGAAAACAAAAAGTTGATTTTGCAAAACCTTATATGAAAGTGTCGCTAGGAATTGTTTCACCAGAAGGTGCTCCAATAAAAGATGTTAAAGAGCTGAAAGGTAAAAAATTAATAGTTAACAAAGGAACAACAGCAGAAATTTATTTTACTAAGAATTATCCAGATATAGAATTATTGAAGTATGATCAAAACACAGAAACATTTAACGCATTGTTAGATAAAAGGGGAGCAGCACTTGCACATGACAATACTCTTGTATTCGCGTGGGCAACAGAAAATCCAGGATTTGTTGTAGATATTAAACAGCTAGGGGAACAGGACTACATTGCTCCAGCTGTAAAAAAAGGGAACAAGGAACTGTTAGACTGGCTAAATACTGAAATAGATGCTCTTACTAAGGAAGGATTCTTTGAAAAAGCGTATAAAGCAACTCTTGAGCCTGTTTATGGAAATAAAGTTGATCCTAAAACAGTAATTATCGAAAATAAATAA
- a CDS encoding MetQ/NlpA family ABC transporter substrate-binding protein, whose translation MKRKSLVIITLLSVFFLIIGCGKKTEGNKTNSGDKKVIKYGKASGPYTVLFEKAIIPILEKKGYKFEVVEFSDLLQNDTALNEGDIDVNVEQHTAYMNNFNDSQKGNLVALSPIPTVPAGIFSSKHKSLNELKDGAKIAIPSDASNAARGYNLLQKAGWIKLNENINVAKATQKDIKENTHKLEIVEMDSANIPRSLDDFDYAVIPGSIVYSAGINPSTVLLQEDILNHLLLQVVVKKGNENSNWAKAIVEAYHSDEFKKYMEQNNKGLWFIPNNK comes from the coding sequence ATGAAAAGAAAGTCATTAGTTATAATTACGTTATTATCAGTATTTTTCCTAATAATAGGATGTGGAAAAAAAACTGAAGGGAATAAAACTAATTCAGGAGATAAAAAAGTTATAAAATACGGTAAGGCAAGCGGTCCTTATACAGTATTATTTGAAAAGGCAATTATTCCTATTTTGGAAAAAAAGGGATATAAATTTGAAGTTGTAGAATTTTCTGATTTATTGCAAAATGATACTGCGTTAAATGAAGGAGATATTGATGTGAACGTTGAACAGCACACAGCGTATATGAATAATTTTAATGATTCACAAAAAGGAAATCTGGTTGCATTAAGTCCAATTCCAACAGTTCCGGCAGGAATATTTTCGAGTAAGCATAAAAGTCTTAATGAATTGAAAGATGGTGCAAAAATTGCAATTCCAAGTGATGCATCAAATGCTGCAAGAGGATATAATTTGTTACAAAAAGCAGGATGGATAAAATTGAATGAGAATATTAATGTTGCAAAAGCTACTCAAAAGGATATTAAGGAAAATACGCATAAGTTAGAAATTGTAGAAATGGATTCGGCAAATATTCCACGTTCATTAGACGATTTTGATTATGCAGTTATTCCTGGAAGTATTGTTTATAGTGCAGGAATTAACCCGTCTACAGTATTGCTACAGGAAGATATATTAAATCACTTACTATTACAAGTTGTTGTAAAAAAAGGAAATGAGAATAGCAATTGGGCAAAAGCTATCGTAGAAGCTTACCACTCAGATGAATTTAAAAAATATATGGAACAAAATAATAAGGGATTATGGTTTATACCAAATAACAAATAA
- a CDS encoding methionine ABC transporter permease, translating into MIENWLKISSDKLMISAGQTIYMVGWSLFFGAVIGIPLGLILVLTKKDGLRENKIVYLLINTTVNLVRSVPFIILLVFIAPLTKVIVGTRIGTNAAIVPLVFYIAPYLARLIESSLLEVKPGILEAAKAMGANIWQIIVYFLLPEAKASLILAFTTGTIGLLGATAMAGTIGGGGVGDLALTYGYQRFNNTLMLVTVIILIIIVQAIQSFGNYIAGKLRENN; encoded by the coding sequence ATGATTGAAAACTGGCTAAAAATAAGTTCTGATAAATTAATGATTTCGGCGGGGCAAACGATTTATATGGTAGGATGGTCATTATTTTTTGGAGCTGTAATAGGAATTCCGTTAGGGCTTATACTGGTTCTAACTAAAAAAGACGGTTTGAGAGAAAATAAAATTGTATATTTATTGATAAATACGACAGTAAATTTAGTACGTTCAGTTCCATTTATAATTTTGCTTGTATTTATAGCACCTTTAACTAAAGTTATTGTTGGAACAAGAATCGGTACAAATGCAGCCATTGTTCCTTTGGTATTTTATATAGCGCCTTATTTAGCAAGACTAATAGAAAGTTCCTTGCTGGAAGTTAAACCAGGAATTTTGGAAGCTGCAAAAGCCATGGGAGCAAATATATGGCAAATAATAGTATATTTCTTATTACCAGAAGCAAAAGCTTCTTTAATATTAGCATTTACAACTGGAACGATAGGTCTTCTTGGTGCAACAGCTATGGCTGGGACAATCGGAGGTGGCGGAGTTGGAGATTTAGCACTGACTTACGGTTATCAGAGATTTAATAACACCTTGATGCTAGTAACAGTTATTATTCTGATTATAATTGTTCAGGCAATACAGTCATTTGGTAATTATATTGCAGGAAAATTAAGAGAAAATAATTAA